In one window of Eggerthella guodeyinii DNA:
- a CDS encoding ATP-binding protein, giving the protein MADEALEAFIENVCGDSHLRVEADLGDGFVRLRSAEAERRQAAHDIRSTEDIVIEMLRNARDAHAKSIFLAVSREGQRRRLVMIDDGDGVPAPMHERIFEPRVTSKLDSMHMDKWGVHGRGMALYSIAVNAETACVAASDAGKGAALVVETDLDRLGEKTDQSSFPVFERTESGSIAVRGPKNILRTACEFAIECRHDCTVYLGSLTDIAATLYAFGLSSLTSAMRAFCTDASELPVAKRLSVAVDPAGFADEAEALGLLISERSARRILDGEIAPVDALVNRVRIEGDAEPRPVARPAKAPAGDARGLKIAPDDLDAFSQRIARAFSDLARDYYLEPAVKPDVRVGKDGVRIHIPIEKLR; this is encoded by the coding sequence ATGGCCGACGAAGCGCTCGAAGCCTTCATAGAGAACGTATGCGGCGATAGCCATCTCCGGGTCGAGGCCGACCTCGGGGATGGCTTCGTCCGTTTGAGGAGCGCCGAGGCCGAGCGCCGGCAGGCGGCGCACGACATCCGCTCCACCGAGGACATCGTCATCGAGATGCTGCGCAACGCGCGCGACGCGCACGCGAAGAGCATCTTCCTCGCCGTGTCCCGCGAGGGCCAGCGCCGCCGGCTCGTCATGATCGACGACGGCGACGGCGTGCCCGCGCCCATGCACGAGCGCATCTTCGAGCCGCGCGTCACCTCGAAGCTCGACAGCATGCACATGGACAAGTGGGGCGTCCACGGTCGCGGCATGGCGCTGTACTCCATCGCGGTCAACGCCGAGACGGCGTGCGTCGCGGCCTCGGATGCGGGCAAGGGCGCCGCGCTCGTCGTGGAGACCGACCTCGACCGCCTCGGCGAGAAGACCGACCAGTCGAGCTTCCCCGTGTTCGAGCGCACCGAATCGGGCAGCATCGCCGTGCGCGGCCCGAAGAACATCCTGCGCACCGCCTGCGAGTTCGCCATCGAATGCCGCCACGACTGCACCGTGTACCTCGGCTCGCTCACCGACATCGCGGCGACGCTCTACGCCTTCGGGCTGTCCTCGCTCACCTCCGCCATGCGCGCGTTCTGCACCGACGCCTCCGAGCTGCCGGTGGCCAAGCGCCTGTCCGTGGCCGTCGACCCCGCCGGCTTCGCCGACGAGGCCGAAGCGCTCGGGCTGCTCATTTCCGAGCGCTCGGCGCGCCGCATTCTGGACGGGGAGATCGCGCCGGTGGATGCGCTGGTCAACCGCGTGCGCATCGAGGGGGACGCCGAGCCGCGCCCGGTCGCGCGTCCGGCGAAGGCGCCGGCGGGGGATGCCCGCGGCCTCAAGATCGCGCCCGACGACCTGGACGCCTTCTCGCAGCGCATCGCGCGCGCCTTCTCCGACCTCGCGCGCGACTACTACCTGGAACCCGCGGTGAAGCCGGACGTGCGCGTGGGCAAGGACGGCGTGCGCATCCACATCCCCATCGAGAAGCTACGATGA
- a CDS encoding stage V sporulation protein S — MSTSEHKPDVGCLKVSSKSSPASVAGAIAGMVKDGVSVEIQAVGAGAVNQAVKAIAISRGFLSPIGIEIACVPSFADIVIDGEYRTAIRFTVDPRYTRGVAQPLGDDPHRSAPETR, encoded by the coding sequence ATGTCCACTTCCGAACACAAGCCAGACGTTGGCTGCTTAAAGGTATCATCGAAGTCGTCGCCCGCCTCCGTGGCCGGCGCGATCGCCGGCATGGTGAAGGACGGCGTGAGCGTCGAGATCCAGGCGGTCGGCGCCGGCGCGGTCAACCAGGCGGTGAAGGCCATCGCCATCTCCCGCGGCTTCCTGTCGCCCATCGGCATCGAGATCGCCTGCGTGCCGTCGTTCGCCGACATCGTCATCGACGGCGAGTACCGCACCGCCATCCGCTTCACGGTGGACCCGCGCTACACGCGCGGCGTCGCGCAGCCCCTGGGCGACGATCCCCATCGTTCCGCCCCCGAGACCCGCTGA
- the recA gene encoding recombinase RecA — protein MNEEKSKMLKLTTDQIETKFGKGSIMKFGEGGHDLNIGAIPTGALPLDAALGIGGVPRGRVIEVYGPESSGKTTLALQIIAEAQAMGGIVAFIDAEHALDPVYAARLGVDIDEVLISQPDTGEQALEICDMLVRSGAIDAVVVDSVAALVPRAEIEGEIGDTTVGLQARLMSQALRKLAGSLSKSNTTCIFINQLREKIGVMFGNPETTTGGRALKFFSSVRIDIRRIDSIKKDGEIVGNRVRAKVVKNKVAPPFRQAEFDLMYGEGISREGCIVDMAVEAGVAKKSGAWYTYGEERLGQGREAAKQTLKENPDLRDELETKVREAFDIPIITRSTEEADALTPVAKPTKKK, from the coding sequence ATGAACGAAGAAAAATCGAAGATGCTCAAGCTGACCACCGACCAGATCGAGACCAAGTTCGGCAAGGGCTCCATCATGAAGTTCGGCGAGGGCGGCCACGACCTCAACATCGGGGCGATTCCGACCGGCGCGCTGCCGCTCGACGCGGCGCTCGGCATCGGCGGCGTTCCGCGCGGCCGCGTCATCGAGGTGTACGGCCCCGAGTCGAGCGGCAAGACGACGCTCGCGCTCCAGATCATCGCCGAAGCCCAGGCCATGGGCGGCATCGTGGCCTTCATCGACGCCGAGCACGCGCTCGATCCCGTGTACGCCGCGCGCTTGGGCGTCGATATCGACGAGGTACTCATCTCGCAGCCCGACACCGGCGAGCAGGCGCTCGAGATCTGCGACATGCTCGTGCGCTCGGGCGCCATCGACGCGGTCGTGGTCGACTCGGTGGCCGCGCTCGTGCCCCGCGCCGAGATCGAGGGCGAGATCGGCGACACCACGGTGGGCCTGCAGGCGCGCCTCATGTCGCAGGCGCTGCGCAAGCTGGCAGGGTCGCTTTCGAAGTCGAACACCACGTGCATCTTCATCAACCAGCTGCGCGAGAAGATCGGCGTGATGTTCGGCAACCCCGAGACCACGACGGGCGGCCGCGCCCTCAAGTTCTTCTCGAGCGTGCGCATCGACATCCGCCGCATCGACTCCATCAAGAAGGACGGCGAGATCGTGGGCAACCGCGTGCGCGCCAAGGTGGTCAAGAACAAGGTGGCCCCGCCGTTCCGCCAGGCCGAGTTCGACCTCATGTACGGCGAGGGCATCTCGCGCGAGGGCTGCATCGTCGACATGGCCGTGGAGGCCGGCGTCGCCAAGAAGAGCGGCGCCTGGTACACCTACGGCGAGGAGCGCCTGGGCCAGGGCCGCGAGGCGGCGAAGCAGACGCTCAAGGAGAACCCCGATTTGCGCGACGAGCTGGAGACGAAGGTGCGCGAGGCCTTCGACATCCCCATTATCACGCGCTCGACCGAGGAGGCCGACGCCCTCACTCCGGTCGCCAAGCCCACGAAGAAGAAGTAG
- the miaA gene encoding tRNA (adenosine(37)-N6)-dimethylallyltransferase MiaA — MRPRNADPAAAGAPFPLSAPAVCVVGPTASGKTDLAQALAFELGGEVVSADSMQIYRGMDIGTGKLPASERLVPHHGFDLVDPGEPFSAALYQEYARGCFRALDARGKRIVLAGGTGFYVRAAVDAYDFPAGEQVGNPVRDRYQAVAREQGAEALWKLLAARDAASADLIPAADVKRVVRAFELLEEGTTYAEQRARLAQLPQLVPAVFLGLAVDPDALRARIDARVDAMVEAGLVAEVEGLLRSGFREGVTAPQAIGYKEIVDALDGLVSLDEAVERIKLATRRYAKRQRTWFRKDARIRWLDATGRELPSLVDEALGLLDGGVA; from the coding sequence ATGCGGCCCCGGAACGCTGATCCGGCCGCAGCGGGCGCGCCGTTCCCGTTGAGCGCCCCGGCGGTCTGCGTCGTCGGGCCCACCGCGTCCGGCAAGACCGATCTCGCGCAGGCGCTCGCCTTCGAGCTGGGCGGGGAAGTGGTCAGCGCCGACTCCATGCAGATCTACCGCGGCATGGACATCGGCACGGGCAAGCTGCCCGCGTCCGAGCGCCTCGTCCCGCATCACGGGTTCGACCTCGTCGACCCCGGCGAGCCCTTCTCCGCGGCGCTGTACCAGGAGTACGCGCGCGGCTGCTTCCGCGCCCTCGACGCCCGCGGCAAGCGCATCGTGCTGGCGGGCGGCACGGGCTTCTACGTGCGCGCGGCCGTCGACGCGTACGACTTCCCCGCGGGCGAGCAGGTGGGCAACCCCGTGCGCGACCGCTACCAGGCCGTGGCGCGCGAGCAGGGCGCCGAGGCGCTGTGGAAGCTGCTGGCCGCGCGCGATGCGGCGAGCGCGGATCTTATCCCGGCAGCCGACGTCAAGCGCGTCGTGCGCGCCTTCGAGCTGCTCGAGGAGGGCACGACCTACGCCGAGCAGCGCGCCCGGCTCGCGCAGCTCCCGCAGCTCGTGCCGGCCGTCTTCCTCGGCCTGGCCGTGGATCCCGACGCGCTGCGCGCGCGCATCGACGCGCGGGTGGACGCCATGGTGGAGGCGGGCCTCGTGGCCGAGGTGGAGGGGCTGCTGAGAAGCGGGTTCCGCGAAGGGGTCACAGCGCCTCAGGCCATCGGGTACAAGGAGATCGTCGACGCGCTCGACGGGCTCGTCTCCCTCGACGAGGCCGTCGAGCGGATCAAGCTGGCCACGCGGCGCTACGCGAAGCGCCAGCGCACGTGGTTTCGCAAGGACGCGCGCATCCGATGGCTCGACGCCACCGGGCGCGAGCTGCCGTCGCTCGTCGACGAGGCGCTCGGGCTGCTGGACGGCGGCGTTGCCTGA
- a CDS encoding regulatory protein RecX, which translates to MPESPSDLRARLRAEIAAIEQGAVPSADIAESSRPHEAPARFRETPSRSPEESARFPEAPDDPRVHAAFRAASGNLSGASGARKKTPRYDAADAAEDARLADPEAAFRKIERLCLVREQACEQLRQRLARDGFEPEAVEAALSRALACGLVDDARFADVLVRSRLAQGRGRRGIAAELEGLGIDADSVDALAAGDGDDAGEVERALALLERKPPRAKNRRDAAYRRLAQKGFSASVSSTAARLWCEANPAEG; encoded by the coding sequence ATGCCCGAGTCCCCGAGCGATCTCCGCGCCCGCCTGCGCGCGGAGATCGCCGCCATCGAGCAAGGCGCCGTGCCCTCTGCCGACATCGCGGAGTCGTCCCGCCCCCATGAAGCACCTGCCCGCTTCCGCGAGACGCCCTCCCGTTCCCCTGAGGAATCTGCCCGTTTCCCTGAGGCGCCCGACGACCCGCGGGTTCACGCTGCTTTTCGCGCCGCATCAGGCAACCTCTCTGGTGCCTCCGGTGCTCGCAAAAAGACCCCTCGCTACGATGCCGCCGATGCCGCCGAGGACGCTCGCCTCGCCGACCCTGAGGCCGCCTTCCGCAAGATCGAGCGCCTCTGCCTCGTGCGCGAGCAGGCCTGCGAGCAGCTGCGCCAGCGTCTCGCGCGCGACGGTTTCGAGCCCGAGGCCGTCGAGGCGGCGCTGTCGCGCGCGCTGGCCTGCGGCCTCGTCGACGACGCCCGGTTCGCCGACGTGCTCGTGCGCAGCCGCCTCGCCCAGGGGCGCGGTCGGCGCGGCATCGCGGCGGAGCTCGAGGGGCTCGGCATCGATGCCGACAGCGTCGACGCGCTCGCTGCGGGCGACGGCGACGACGCGGGCGAGGTCGAGCGCGCCCTCGCGCTGCTCGAGCGCAAGCCGCCGCGCGCGAAGAACCGGCGCGACGCCGCCTATCGCCGCCTCGCCCAGAAGGGCTTCAGCGCCTCGGTGTCGTCCACGGCGGCTCGGCTGTGGTGCGAAGCGAACCCCGCCGAGGGGTAG
- the rimO gene encoding 30S ribosomal protein S12 methylthiotransferase RimO: MTRSSDAAPVASRVAFVTLGCAKNEADTAHMRARLVQAGFSIEDDPACADAVVVNTCSFIQSATEESLEAIFDVAGLPNVAAGAALIVAGCMPARYGDDLAGELTEARAFVPCSREDDIAAVVADALGLDGLAEGAEAPAALPGAVSAYVKISDGCDRFCTYCTIPYIRGRYRSFPLDDVRADVAAQVAAGAREIVLIAQDTGRWGADFEEPSSLAALVSALAEEFTQTWFRVMYIQPEGLTDELLDAVAGHANVCDYFDIPLQHVDAGILRAMNRTGSREEFLALVERVLAHVPGATLRTTLIAGFPGETDEQFEDLCSFVEEGLFDYVGVFPYSREEGTRAYDLPDQVDEDEKADRAQRLRDLADAVCCPRIAARVGREMDVLVEGFEEDGQLFGRAMCQAPEVDGVTYLAAGEPGEVRRVRIADTLLYEMEGE, from the coding sequence CCCGCGTCGCCTTCGTCACGCTGGGATGCGCGAAGAACGAAGCGGACACGGCGCACATGCGCGCGCGGCTCGTGCAGGCGGGATTCTCGATCGAGGACGACCCGGCCTGCGCCGACGCCGTGGTGGTCAACACCTGCTCGTTCATCCAGAGCGCCACGGAGGAGAGCCTCGAGGCCATCTTCGACGTGGCGGGGCTGCCCAACGTGGCAGCCGGCGCCGCGCTCATCGTGGCCGGGTGCATGCCCGCGCGCTACGGCGACGACCTGGCCGGCGAGCTGACCGAGGCGCGCGCGTTCGTGCCGTGCAGCCGCGAGGACGACATCGCCGCCGTCGTGGCCGACGCGCTGGGGCTCGACGGGCTTGCGGAGGGCGCCGAGGCGCCCGCGGCCCTGCCGGGCGCCGTGTCGGCCTACGTGAAGATCTCCGACGGGTGCGACCGGTTCTGCACGTACTGCACCATCCCGTACATCCGCGGCCGCTACCGCAGCTTCCCGCTCGACGACGTGCGCGCCGACGTGGCCGCCCAGGTGGCGGCCGGTGCGCGCGAGATCGTGCTCATCGCCCAGGACACGGGGCGCTGGGGCGCCGACTTCGAGGAGCCGTCGTCTTTGGCGGCGCTCGTGTCCGCGCTGGCCGAGGAGTTCACGCAGACGTGGTTCCGCGTCATGTACATCCAGCCGGAGGGCCTCACCGACGAGCTGCTCGACGCCGTGGCCGGGCATGCGAACGTGTGCGACTACTTCGACATCCCGCTGCAGCACGTCGACGCGGGCATCCTGCGCGCCATGAACCGCACGGGCTCGCGCGAGGAGTTCCTGGCGCTCGTCGAGCGCGTGCTCGCGCACGTGCCGGGCGCCACGCTGCGCACGACGCTCATCGCGGGCTTCCCGGGCGAGACCGACGAGCAGTTCGAGGACCTGTGCTCCTTCGTCGAGGAGGGGCTGTTCGACTACGTGGGCGTGTTCCCGTACTCGCGCGAGGAGGGCACGCGCGCCTACGACCTGCCCGACCAGGTGGACGAGGACGAGAAGGCCGACCGCGCGCAGCGCCTGCGCGACCTGGCCGACGCCGTGTGCTGCCCGCGCATCGCCGCGCGCGTCGGCCGCGAGATGGACGTGCTCGTGGAGGGCTTCGAGGAGGACGGCCAGCTGTTCGGGCGCGCCATGTGCCAGGCGCCCGAGGTGGACGGCGTCACCTACCTCGCCGCGGGCGAGCCGGGCGAGGTGCGCCGCGTGCGCATCGCCGACACGCTGCTCTACGAGATGGAAGGGGAGTGA
- the pgsA gene encoding CDP-diacylglycerol--glycerol-3-phosphate 3-phosphatidyltransferase, producing MTQGPVHEKLWTPANVVTLLRICLVPVFVVAIISPWPEYFPFWPDAEASKSWIAAGIFILLAATDGLDGYLARSRGEVTNFGKFIDPLADKILVAAALLALIELGVLPSWVALVILTREFIVSGIRMVAASQGVVIAASWYGKAKTVTQIVAIVLFIIKDSVVIADPEGVLHNPLYLVSWLAMLIAVALTIISMLDYFVKAKEILGFTPSGKRAKRAAAAAGEAAPEADATDGAGEHALSAEEAAGIAPEALDELAGRVLEAARAAGKTVGTAESLTGGLIAATLTDVPGSSDVVRGGIVSYSSDVKRDVLGVGRETLALCGAVSEETACAMAEGARRALACDVAVSVTGIAGPGGAEPGKPVGTVWIGRADAALTCARCCHFPGTRDEVRLLTVRAALEFALEALEAR from the coding sequence ATGACGCAAGGTCCCGTCCACGAGAAGCTGTGGACGCCGGCGAACGTGGTGACGCTGCTGCGCATCTGCCTCGTGCCGGTGTTCGTGGTGGCCATCATCAGCCCCTGGCCGGAGTACTTCCCGTTCTGGCCCGACGCCGAGGCGTCGAAGTCGTGGATCGCCGCCGGCATCTTCATCCTGCTGGCCGCCACCGACGGCCTCGACGGGTACCTGGCCCGCAGCCGCGGCGAGGTGACGAACTTCGGCAAGTTCATCGATCCTTTGGCCGATAAGATCCTCGTGGCGGCGGCGCTGCTCGCGCTCATCGAGCTGGGCGTGCTGCCCTCGTGGGTGGCGCTCGTCATCCTCACGCGCGAGTTCATCGTCTCGGGCATCCGCATGGTGGCGGCCAGCCAGGGCGTGGTCATCGCGGCCAGCTGGTACGGCAAGGCGAAGACGGTCACGCAGATCGTCGCCATCGTGCTGTTCATCATCAAGGACAGCGTGGTCATCGCCGACCCCGAGGGCGTGCTGCACAACCCGCTGTACCTCGTGTCGTGGCTGGCCATGCTCATCGCGGTGGCGCTCACCATCATCTCGATGCTCGACTACTTCGTGAAGGCGAAGGAGATCCTCGGGTTCACGCCGTCGGGCAAGCGCGCGAAGCGCGCGGCCGCGGCCGCCGGAGAGGCGGCACCGGAAGCGGATGCGACCGACGGGGCGGGGGAGCACGCGCTCAGCGCCGAGGAGGCCGCGGGCATCGCGCCCGAGGCGCTCGACGAGCTGGCCGGGCGCGTGCTGGAGGCGGCGCGCGCGGCGGGCAAGACCGTCGGCACGGCCGAGAGCCTCACGGGCGGCCTCATCGCCGCGACGCTCACCGACGTGCCGGGCAGCTCGGACGTCGTGCGCGGCGGCATCGTCAGCTACTCCTCCGACGTGAAGCGCGACGTGCTGGGCGTGGGCCGCGAGACGCTCGCCCTGTGCGGGGCGGTCAGCGAGGAGACGGCGTGCGCCATGGCCGAGGGCGCCCGGCGCGCGCTCGCGTGCGACGTGGCGGTGTCGGTGACGGGCATCGCCGGGCCGGGCGGGGCCGAGCCGGGCAAGCCGGTGGGCACCGTGTGGATCGGCCGCGCCGACGCGGCCCTCACCTGCGCGCGCTGCTGCCATTTCCCCGGAACCCGCGACGAGGTGCGCCTGCTCACCGTGCGCGCGGCGCTCGAGTTCGCGCTCGAGGCGCTGGAAGCGCGCTAG
- the miaB gene encoding tRNA (N6-isopentenyl adenosine(37)-C2)-methylthiotransferase MiaB produces the protein MHTPFTNLTFCIRTFGCQMNKHDSERIAGMLEGLGALPVETIEDADIVAFMTCCVREAADTRLYGQVASLKNIPLRAGTPLSKRVVAVGGCIGQRDGEKLVDELKHLDVVFGTHNLGSLPRLLEAALAEGGHQVEVLDAASSFPTELPTAREHEWAAWLPITIGCNNFCSYCIVPYVRGREKSRPLEDIVAEAERYVAAGVKEITLLGQNVNSYGRDLYGSPRFAAVLDALDRTGIERLRFATSHPKDLNDEVIGKFATLRSLMPALHLPVQSGSDAVLAAMNRRYTRDHYRGLIAKLRDAVGDIALSTDIIVGFPGETAKDFEDTYRLVDEVGYHQVFTFIYSKREGTPAASMDDDTPREVIQQRFDRLVDLVQERAFEANQRDLGSTIDVLVEGASKRDGSLLAGKSPKNQTVHAPAPVDVRAEDLAGSIVRVRVDEAKTWYLAGEVVDGRDAAPER, from the coding sequence ATGCATACTCCATTCACGAACTTGACGTTCTGCATCCGCACGTTCGGATGCCAGATGAACAAGCACGACTCCGAGCGCATCGCCGGCATGCTCGAGGGGCTGGGCGCGCTGCCGGTCGAGACCATCGAGGACGCCGACATCGTGGCGTTCATGACCTGCTGCGTGCGCGAAGCCGCCGACACGCGGCTGTACGGCCAGGTGGCCTCGCTCAAGAACATCCCGCTGCGCGCGGGCACGCCGCTGTCGAAGCGCGTCGTCGCCGTGGGCGGCTGCATCGGCCAGCGCGACGGCGAGAAGCTCGTCGACGAGCTGAAGCACCTCGACGTGGTGTTCGGCACCCACAACCTCGGGTCGCTGCCGCGCCTCTTGGAGGCGGCGCTCGCCGAAGGCGGCCACCAGGTGGAGGTGCTCGACGCCGCGTCGTCGTTCCCCACGGAGCTGCCCACGGCCCGCGAGCACGAATGGGCGGCGTGGCTGCCCATCACCATCGGCTGCAACAACTTCTGCTCGTATTGCATCGTGCCGTACGTGCGCGGGCGCGAGAAGTCGCGGCCCCTCGAGGACATCGTGGCCGAGGCCGAGCGCTACGTGGCCGCCGGGGTGAAGGAGATCACGCTGCTCGGCCAGAACGTGAACTCCTACGGGCGCGACCTGTACGGCTCGCCCCGCTTCGCCGCGGTGCTCGACGCGCTCGACCGGACGGGCATCGAGCGGCTGCGGTTCGCCACGAGCCACCCGAAGGACCTCAACGACGAGGTCATCGGCAAGTTCGCCACCCTGCGCTCGCTCATGCCGGCGCTGCACCTGCCGGTGCAGTCGGGCTCGGACGCCGTGCTCGCGGCGATGAACCGCCGCTACACGCGCGACCACTACCGCGGCCTCATCGCGAAGCTGCGCGATGCGGTGGGCGACATCGCGCTGTCCACCGACATCATCGTCGGGTTCCCCGGCGAGACGGCGAAGGACTTCGAGGACACGTACCGCCTCGTGGACGAGGTGGGCTACCATCAGGTGTTCACGTTCATCTACTCGAAGCGCGAGGGCACGCCGGCCGCGTCCATGGACGACGACACGCCGCGCGAGGTGATCCAGCAGCGCTTCGACCGCCTCGTGGACCTCGTGCAGGAGCGCGCGTTCGAGGCGAACCAGCGCGACCTGGGAAGCACGATCGACGTGCTGGTGGAGGGCGCTTCGAAGCGCGACGGGAGCCTGCTGGCGGGCAAGAGCCCGAAGAACCAGACCGTGCACGCCCCGGCGCCCGTGGACGTGCGTGCGGAGGACCTCGCGGGCAGCATCGTGCGCGTGCGGGTGGACGAGGCGAAGACGTGGTACCTCGCGGGCGAGGTCGTGGACGGGCGCGATGCGGCCCCGGAACGCTGA
- the rny gene encoding ribonuclease Y yields the protein MPEFIWLIIGAVIGIALGFVVTRYLVNASTKRAAQEAESVVNDAKRQAETLRREAIIEAKDEALKLKQDAQAESKERLREVRSAENRISQREESLDRRVESLDAREHQISSMQGQLERRERDLEEATREVNYRLERAAGMTPDEAKAELLDTLKDEVTHESAAIIRDAEARAKAEADKKARSILSLAIQRVAADHSAETTVSTIHIPSDDLKGRIIGREGRNIRSFEQLTGTNLIIDDTPECVTISCFDPVRREIGRVTMENLVADGRIHPARIEEMFGKAEAFVNQRVQEAGEQATFDTGIHDLHPELVRTLGRLRYRTSYGQNVLNHSLEVAYLSGVMASELGLDPIPAKRAGLLHDLGKAVDHEVEGSHAVIGADLARRFGERAEIVHAIEAHHNDVEPSSVLAVLVQAADAVSAARPGARKETLDAYVKRLEKLEEIASSYKGVERTYAIQAGREVRVMVEPDTVDEAATTVLAHDIAQRIENEMQYPGQVKVVVIRESRAVGVAK from the coding sequence ATGCCCGAATTCATCTGGCTGATCATCGGAGCCGTCATCGGCATCGCCCTCGGCTTCGTCGTCACCCGCTACCTGGTCAACGCGTCCACGAAGCGTGCGGCGCAGGAGGCCGAGTCCGTGGTGAACGATGCGAAACGACAAGCCGAAACGCTGCGCCGAGAGGCCATCATCGAAGCGAAGGACGAAGCGCTCAAACTGAAGCAGGATGCGCAAGCCGAGAGCAAGGAGCGCCTGCGCGAAGTGCGTTCCGCCGAGAACCGCATCTCGCAGCGCGAGGAATCGCTCGACCGCCGCGTGGAGTCGCTCGACGCGCGCGAGCACCAGATCTCGTCCATGCAGGGCCAGCTCGAGCGTCGCGAGCGCGACCTCGAGGAAGCCACGCGCGAAGTGAACTACCGCCTCGAGCGCGCCGCCGGCATGACGCCGGACGAGGCGAAGGCGGAGCTGCTCGACACGCTCAAGGACGAGGTGACGCACGAGTCCGCGGCCATCATCCGCGACGCCGAGGCCCGCGCGAAGGCCGAAGCCGACAAGAAGGCCCGCTCGATCCTCAGTCTGGCCATCCAGCGCGTGGCGGCGGACCACTCGGCCGAGACCACCGTGTCCACCATCCACATCCCCTCCGACGACCTCAAGGGCCGCATCATCGGCCGCGAGGGCCGCAACATCCGCTCGTTCGAGCAGCTGACCGGCACGAACCTGATCATCGACGACACTCCGGAGTGCGTGACCATCTCGTGCTTCGACCCGGTTCGCCGCGAGATCGGCCGCGTGACGATGGAGAACCTCGTGGCCGACGGCCGCATCCATCCGGCGCGCATCGAGGAGATGTTCGGCAAGGCCGAGGCGTTCGTGAACCAGCGCGTCCAGGAAGCGGGCGAGCAGGCCACGTTCGACACCGGCATCCACGACCTGCACCCCGAGCTCGTGCGCACGCTCGGACGCCTGCGCTACCGCACCTCGTACGGCCAGAACGTGCTGAACCACTCGCTCGAGGTGGCCTACCTCTCCGGCGTCATGGCCTCCGAGCTGGGGCTCGACCCCATCCCGGCCAAGCGCGCCGGCCTGCTGCACGACCTCGGCAAGGCGGTCGACCACGAGGTGGAGGGCAGTCACGCCGTCATCGGCGCCGATCTGGCCCGCCGCTTCGGCGAGCGCGCCGAGATCGTCCACGCCATCGAGGCGCACCACAACGACGTGGAGCCGTCCAGCGTGCTGGCCGTGCTCGTCCAGGCGGCCGACGCCGTGTCCGCGGCGCGCCCCGGCGCCCGCAAGGAGACGCTCGACGCCTACGTGAAGCGCCTCGAGAAGCTGGAGGAGATCGCCAGCTCGTACAAGGGCGTGGAGCGCACGTACGCCATCCAGGCGGGCCGCGAGGTGCGCGTGATGGTGGAGCCCGACACGGTGGACGAGGCCGCCACCACGGTGCTCGCGCACGACATCGCGCAGCGCATCGAGAACGAGATGCAGTACCCCGGCCAGGTGAAGGTCGTGGTCATCCGCGAGAGCCGCGCGGTCGGCGTCGCGAAGTAG